Proteins encoded in a region of the Streptomyces sp. NBC_01298 genome:
- a CDS encoding 3-deoxy-7-phosphoheptulonate synthase: MLPLAADEHDLLRTLPAAQQPHWPDPDLLAKAGRELRDSQPLVTSREILRLRTLLADVAAGKALVVQTGDCAEDPADRTPEAVARKAGLAECLAGVLQARSGLPVLRVGRIAGQYAKPRSQPIERQGDLELPVYRGPMVNGPEFDPLSRTPDPLRMLDCHQAAGDVLGLLREGQDGQGGAPLWTSHEALVLDYELPQLRRDAYSRTFLTSAHWPWIGERTRQLEGAHVELLSRVANPVACKVGPAMQAAELLALCERLDPNRQPGRLTLIPRLGADLVAERLPALVAAVRDAGHPVIWLCDPLHGNTTTAPSGHKTRSVATIVREVRGFHSAVLQEGGVPGGLHLEATAAPVVECWADETELGSLGAAYTTLCDPRLNLGQAIAVAESWPHQ; encoded by the coding sequence CTGCTGCCGCTCGCCGCCGACGAACACGACCTGCTCCGCACCCTGCCCGCGGCCCAGCAGCCGCACTGGCCCGACCCCGACCTCCTGGCCAAGGCCGGCCGCGAGCTGCGCGACAGCCAGCCGCTCGTCACCTCGCGGGAGATCCTGCGCCTGCGCACCCTGCTCGCCGACGTCGCCGCCGGCAAGGCCCTGGTCGTACAGACCGGCGACTGCGCGGAGGACCCCGCCGACCGGACCCCGGAGGCGGTGGCCCGCAAGGCGGGCCTCGCCGAGTGCCTGGCCGGTGTGCTCCAGGCCCGCTCCGGACTGCCGGTGCTGCGCGTCGGGCGCATCGCCGGACAGTACGCCAAGCCGCGCTCCCAGCCGATCGAGCGCCAGGGTGACCTCGAACTCCCCGTCTACCGAGGGCCGATGGTCAACGGTCCGGAGTTCGACCCCCTGTCGCGCACCCCCGACCCGCTGCGCATGCTCGACTGCCACCAGGCGGCCGGTGACGTGCTCGGCCTGCTGCGTGAAGGCCAGGACGGCCAGGGCGGCGCTCCGCTCTGGACCAGTCACGAGGCCCTCGTACTCGACTACGAGCTGCCCCAGCTGCGCCGCGACGCCTACAGTCGGACCTTCCTCACCTCCGCCCACTGGCCGTGGATCGGCGAACGCACCCGCCAACTCGAGGGAGCACACGTCGAATTGCTCTCCCGCGTGGCCAACCCGGTGGCCTGCAAGGTGGGCCCCGCCATGCAGGCGGCCGAACTGCTCGCCCTGTGCGAACGCCTCGACCCCAACCGCCAGCCCGGACGGCTCACCCTGATCCCCCGACTCGGCGCCGACCTCGTCGCCGAGCGCCTTCCCGCCCTGGTCGCGGCGGTACGGGACGCCGGTCATCCGGTGATCTGGCTGTGCGACCCCCTGCACGGCAACACCACCACCGCCCCGAGCGGCCACAAGACCCGGTCCGTCGCCACCATCGTCCGCGAGGTCCGGGGCTTCCACTCCGCCGTGCTCCAGGAGGGCGGCGTACCGGGCGGACTGCACCTGGAGGCCACCGCCGCCCCGGTCGTCGAATGCTGGGCGGATGAAACGGAACTCGGCTCGCTGGGGGCCGCGTACACCACGCTGTGCGACCCCCGTCTCAATCTCGGACAGGCCATCGCCGTCGCCGAGTCCTGGCCCCACCAGTGA
- a CDS encoding anthranilate synthase family protein, with product MVTKNTGPLDGDVPVPLDGTPFALLHRPHATGPDRLELLLGDVTTVERLDALPLDADADAPDPDPAAAGGGHELLALLPYRQIAERGYTCTDDGAPLTVLTVREQHSLPTGRFLSELSGGPLALRDEEFDIPDDEYAQIVRKVIDEEIGQGAGANFVIKRAFTATIDGYTPAAALTFFSRLLAREAGAYWTFLVHTGQRTFVGASPERHVSLESGTVTMNPISGTYRYPETGSTVDGALGLLADRKEREELQMVVDEELKMMARICDPGLRVEGPFLKEMARLAHTEYFIKGESRLDVRDILRETMFAPTVTGSPVESACEVLHRYEPRGRSYYSGALALVGRDGAGRRAMDSAILIRTAEIDTDGRLEIGVGATLVRHSDPRSEVAETHAKAAGLLSVLRERPAPAPAPAPAAAPAPAPVPVPAPVPVPAAASSEAPRRLGEHPEVLKGLASYNERLARFWLDPMPPGAYEAPELAGLRAAVVDHEDTFTAMLAHQLRSLGLSVTVHAWREASEAALAQADLVVLGPGPGDPRRTEDPKIATANRLAGRLLADGTPCVAVCLGHQVVSSLLGIELVRKETPNQGLQQEIDFFGRRARTGFYNTFAGRSATDRLTAPAGPFPADVVEVSRDPHSGEVHGLRGPGLATAQFHPESLLTEDGPALLHQLVTAALATSTTSSGSNR from the coding sequence ATGGTCACCAAGAACACCGGCCCACTCGACGGAGACGTCCCCGTCCCTCTCGACGGCACCCCCTTCGCCCTGCTGCACCGCCCGCACGCGACCGGCCCCGACCGGCTCGAACTCCTCCTCGGGGACGTCACCACGGTCGAGCGCCTGGACGCCCTTCCCCTGGACGCCGACGCCGACGCCCCTGACCCGGACCCCGCCGCGGCCGGCGGCGGCCACGAACTGCTGGCGCTGCTCCCGTACCGGCAGATAGCCGAGCGCGGCTACACCTGCACCGACGACGGCGCCCCGCTGACCGTCCTCACGGTGCGCGAGCAGCACTCGCTGCCCACCGGCCGGTTCCTGTCCGAGCTGTCCGGCGGCCCCCTCGCCCTGCGCGACGAGGAATTCGACATCCCCGACGACGAGTACGCGCAGATCGTGCGCAAGGTGATCGACGAGGAGATCGGCCAGGGCGCGGGCGCGAACTTCGTCATCAAGCGCGCCTTCACCGCCACCATCGACGGCTACACCCCGGCCGCCGCCCTCACCTTCTTCAGCCGGCTGCTCGCCAGGGAGGCCGGCGCGTACTGGACCTTCCTGGTCCACACCGGGCAGCGGACCTTCGTCGGGGCCTCGCCCGAACGGCACGTCAGCCTGGAGTCGGGGACGGTCACCATGAACCCGATCAGCGGCACCTACCGCTATCCCGAGACGGGATCCACCGTCGACGGCGCCCTCGGGCTCCTCGCCGACCGCAAGGAACGCGAAGAGCTCCAGATGGTGGTCGACGAGGAGCTCAAGATGATGGCCCGGATCTGCGATCCGGGCCTGCGGGTGGAGGGCCCCTTCCTCAAGGAGATGGCCCGCCTCGCCCACACCGAGTACTTCATCAAGGGGGAGAGCCGCCTCGACGTCCGCGACATCCTGCGCGAGACGATGTTCGCCCCGACCGTCACCGGCAGCCCGGTGGAGAGCGCCTGCGAGGTGCTGCACCGCTACGAACCCCGAGGCCGCTCCTACTACAGCGGGGCGCTCGCGCTCGTCGGCCGGGACGGCGCCGGGCGCCGGGCCATGGACTCCGCGATCCTCATCCGGACCGCCGAGATCGATACGGACGGCCGGCTGGAGATAGGGGTCGGCGCCACGCTGGTGCGACACTCCGACCCGCGGAGCGAGGTCGCCGAGACCCACGCGAAGGCCGCCGGACTCCTGTCCGTCCTACGGGAACGCCCGGCCCCGGCTCCGGCCCCCGCTCCGGCCGCCGCCCCCGCTCCGGCCCCGGTCCCCGTTCCGGCCCCGGTCCCCGTTCCGGCCGCCGCCTCCTCCGAGGCGCCCCGGCGGCTCGGCGAGCACCCGGAGGTCCTGAAGGGGCTCGCCTCGTACAACGAACGGCTCGCCCGGTTCTGGCTGGACCCGATGCCCCCCGGCGCGTACGAGGCCCCCGAGCTGGCCGGGCTGCGCGCGGCCGTCGTGGACCACGAGGACACCTTCACCGCGATGCTCGCCCACCAACTGCGCTCCCTGGGCCTGTCGGTGACCGTCCACGCCTGGCGCGAGGCCTCCGAAGCGGCCCTGGCGCAGGCGGACCTGGTGGTCCTGGGCCCCGGACCGGGCGACCCCCGGCGCACCGAGGACCCCAAGATCGCGACCGCGAACCGGCTGGCCGGCCGACTGCTGGCCGACGGGACCCCCTGCGTCGCCGTGTGCCTGGGCCACCAGGTCGTGTCCTCGCTGCTCGGCATCGAACTCGTCCGCAAGGAAACCCCCAACCAGGGCCTCCAGCAAGAGATCGACTTCTTCGGGCGCCGGGCCCGTACCGGCTTCTACAACACCTTCGCCGGCCGCTCGGCCACCGATCGCCTGACCGCCCCGGCCGGCCCCTTCCCGGCCGACGTCGTCGAGGTCAGCCGCGACCCGCACAGCGGCGAGGTCCACGGCCTGCGCGGACCCGGTCTCGCCACGGCCCAGTTCCACCCCGAGTCCCTGCTGACCGAGGACGGACCCGCGCTGCTCCACCAACTCGTCACCGCGGCCCTCGCCACCTCGACCACCTCATCCGGGAGCAACCGGTGA
- a CDS encoding alpha/beta hydrolase, protein MTTYQPLLIPLGESEGGEPTVLLPAAGGGIGPYFPLAGELLHRGPVHAVRALGLLPGERPDRDVPTMVERYLAELRALPRPPRHLVGWSLGGVLAWELAGRLAEEGAAAPAVIMVDSYAELPARPATDHDAMLDRIGRSMGHRPGEGDGGGAGEEGRRLREVAAAHLEAAHAHRASAAHTGPALLISCTADRHSDQLGQWARRAPQLRVRELECTHFEALDATRAPLLHHHIDGFLTDLAQDSEG, encoded by the coding sequence ATGACCACGTACCAACCCCTGCTCATCCCGCTCGGCGAGAGCGAGGGCGGCGAGCCGACCGTCCTGCTGCCGGCCGCCGGCGGCGGCATCGGCCCGTACTTCCCCCTGGCCGGCGAACTCCTCCACCGGGGCCCGGTCCACGCCGTCCGCGCCCTCGGCCTGCTCCCCGGCGAGCGGCCCGACCGCGACGTACCCACCATGGTCGAGCGCTACCTCGCCGAACTGCGTGCCCTGCCCCGGCCGCCCCGCCACCTCGTCGGCTGGTCCCTCGGGGGCGTACTGGCCTGGGAACTGGCCGGCCGCCTCGCCGAGGAGGGCGCCGCCGCCCCGGCCGTGATCATGGTGGACAGCTACGCCGAGCTCCCGGCCCGGCCGGCCACCGACCACGACGCGATGCTGGACCGCATCGGGCGGTCCATGGGCCACCGGCCGGGCGAGGGGGACGGCGGCGGCGCGGGCGAGGAAGGCCGGCGGCTGCGCGAAGTCGCCGCCGCACACCTGGAAGCCGCCCACGCCCACCGGGCCTCCGCCGCTCACACCGGACCCGCGCTGCTGATCTCCTGCACCGCCGACCGGCACTCCGACCAACTCGGCCAGTGGGCGCGGCGCGCACCGCAACTGCGCGTCCGCGAGTTGGAGTGCACCCACTTCGAAGCGCTCGACGCCACCCGCGCACCCCTGCTCCACCACCACATCGACGGCTTCCTGACGGATCTCGCGCAGGACTCCGAGGGCTGA